The Paenibacillus dendritiformis region TCGATCAGCGTTGCGCCTTCTCCCTTGCGTCCGCGTTCTGCCGCGATTTGAACCGCCTTGATGACTGCGAGCACGTCCATGCCGTCTACCTGCATGCCGTGAATGCCCGCCGCTACCGCTTTGTGAGCGATCGATTTCGCTGCCGTTTGCTTCGTGAACGGCGTTGTAATTGCATAACCGTTGTTCTGTACGAAGAAAATAACCGGCAGGCTGTACGCGCCAGCGAAGTTAAGGCCTTCATAGAAGTCGCCTTCGGACGATCCGCCGTCACCAGTGTACGTAATCGCTACGTTTGGTTGTTTTTTCAGTTTGAAGCCTTTTGCAATCCCCATCGCGTGCAGGATTTGCGCGCCGATGATGATTTGCGGCATCAATACGTTGACGCCTTCCGGAATTTGCCCGCCATGCTGATGTCCGCGGGAATAGAGGAATGCTTGGTACAATGGCAATCCATGCCATACGATTTGCGGCATGTCGCGGTATGCCGGCACAACGAAATCTTCCTTCTCAAGCGGGTATACACTGCCTACCATGGAAGCTTCTTGACCGGATACCGGCGCATAGAAGCCGAGGCGGCCTTGGCGGCCCAAGTTGATGGCACGCTCGTCCCATGTCCGCGTGAACACCATGCGGTACATGATTTCCTTCAATTGTTCGTCGGTAAGTTCCGGCATGAGATCCGGGTTCACGATTTCTCCTTCTGGAGACAAGACGGACAATGGCTGAACATCTTCCGTCTGAACTTCAAATGGATACTTGCTCATTGTTTTCACCTCAATAAAAGTTTGAAGATTTTGTATAGCTGTTATAGAATGATTATACACCTGTTTTACTCAATTGGTCAAAAGAAAACGCGAAAAAAGTGAACATTTTGTTTTAGTGTTGTTATAACAGGTCTAATTTCGGACTATAACAGGCTGTTACAAAATTGTGAACTTAAGCACAAAGCGGTCCTCTGCTCCAAGGGCGTGAGACTATTTCCCCAGTGAGCGGATCGCTGTATTTCTAGCGCAGGTTCAAACTACCTTTAGATAGAAGAACATTTTGGCCAATTAGAGATATTATTCACCAATAAAAGCTAAATTTTGCACAAGGCGGTGTAAATGATGTCCGATTCATCCATTCTCAAACGAACGATCCACAAGCATGTCATTCCAAGCAGTCTGCTGAGCGCAGATCGCCATGTTCGCGTCTACCTGCCGCCAGGCTATCAGGAGATGCTGAGCTATCCGGTCGTCTACTGTCAGGATGGCGAAGATTTCTTCAACTTTGGCCGCATCGCGACCTATGCGAATAAACTCATTATTGAAGATGATATGGAGCCTTTCATCATCGTCGGCGTAGACGTGGACAAAAAAATACGTACATCTGAATATTCCCCGGACGGGGAACGTTTTGAATCATATACCCGCGCGTTCGTCGAAGAGATTGTTCCCTTCATCGAGCAGCATTATCCAGTACGGACCGATTGGACCGAGACCGTCTTGGCGGGCGACTCGCTGG contains the following coding sequences:
- the pdhA gene encoding pyruvate dehydrogenase (acetyl-transferring) E1 component subunit alpha; this translates as MSKYPFEVQTEDVQPLSVLSPEGEIVNPDLMPELTDEQLKEIMYRMVFTRTWDERAINLGRQGRLGFYAPVSGQEASMVGSVYPLEKEDFVVPAYRDMPQIVWHGLPLYQAFLYSRGHQHGGQIPEGVNVLMPQIIIGAQILHAMGIAKGFKLKKQPNVAITYTGDGGSSEGDFYEGLNFAGAYSLPVIFFVQNNGYAITTPFTKQTAAKSIAHKAVAAGIHGMQVDGMDVLAVIKAVQIAAERGRKGEGATLIESLTYRFRPHSMADDTTKYRTKDEEAEWAIKDPIVRFGKYLEKKGLWTEEDTARVKDEAKAKVNEEIKRAEKTEKMTVAGLIDSMFETTPKYLEEQKADFQ
- a CDS encoding alpha/beta hydrolase — its product is MSDSSILKRTIHKHVIPSSLLSADRHVRVYLPPGYQEMLSYPVVYCQDGEDFFNFGRIATYANKLIIEDDMEPFIIVGVDVDKKIRTSEYSPDGERFESYTRAFVEEIVPFIEQHYPVRTDWTETVLAGDSLGGTVSLHLALRYPERFRQVISLSGAYYPCSQELIARESDLSWLHLFMIVGLQETAFKTDRGVFDFVALNRSAKQLLEDRGAHIQYSEHDGQHQWGFWQQHIPDALRFFLE